One genomic window of Medicago truncatula cultivar Jemalong A17 chromosome 1, MtrunA17r5.0-ANR, whole genome shotgun sequence includes the following:
- the LOC25483210 gene encoding F-box protein SKIP23 — protein sequence MEKESKEKRREVSMAMAADWSTLHKDLLLLISSRLDNEADIIRFRSVCSTWRFFIPNHSLPFKLPHFHTSSLSCYLSKHNIFLIKPPQQEQQQTLRPWLIRIAKNSCRETQLFHPLRSVDSSPYHFPHVLDLKKFSVVRLGADVVMGRYNEDKTVLERSKELLSQFELYQLKIHRQDPTPLGHGMGKKVVAIMQHGKNKETVALGTLNQNGHPVLFHCSEKHWTLIPCMSTYFLDICVFKERFYAVNKIGRTVAFGLDYSVELVAEYVNGGDMKFLVECEGELLLVDICDSHCFGFPGEKGLKLKVFRLNERKKEWRSKSLGNRVLFLGNGCSFSASASDLSVVKGNCVVFIDDAFIPFDNMRCGMCVFDLDEQRLSPLSHYPDYFNLFWPPPEWILETQYHS from the coding sequence ATGGAAAAGGAAAGTaaggagaaaagaagagaagtaTCGATGGCCATGGCGGCAGACTGGTCTACACTCCATAAGGATCTTCTCCTTCTGATATCTTCACGACTCGACAACGAAGCCGATATCATTCGTTTTCGATCAGTTTGTTCAACATGGCGCTTTTTCATACCAAATCACAGTTTACCCTTCAAGTTACCCCATTTTCACACTTCATCACTCTCTTGTTACCTCTCCAAACACAACATCTTCCTCATCAAACCACctcaacaagaacaacaacaaacccTCCGTCCTTGGTTGATCAGAATTGCGAAAAACTCATGCCGAGAAACTCAACTCTTCCACCCGCTCCGATCAGTTGACTCTTCCCCTTATCATTTCCCTCATGTCCTCGACTTGAAGAAATTCTCTGTCGTTCGTTTAGGAGCCGACGTTGTTATGGGAAGATATAATGAAGACAAGACCGTTTTAGAACGGTCTAAGGAATTACTATCGCAATTTGAACTATATCAGTTGAAGATACATCGTCAGGATCCGACACCTTTAGGGCATGGTATGGGAAAAAAGGTAGTTGCTATTATGCAACATgggaaaaacaaagaaactgTTGCTCTCGGCACGTTGAACCAAAACGGTCATCCAGTATTGTTCCACTGCAGTGAAAAGCATTGGACGTTGATCCCATGCATGTCAACGTACTTTCTAGACATCTGCGTGTTTAAAGAGCGGTTTTATGCGGTTAATAAAATTGGTAGGACAGTTGCGTTTGGATTGGACTATAGTGTTGAGTTAGTGGCTGAATATGTGAATGGAGGGGATATGAAATTCTTGGTAGAGTGTGAAGGTGAGTTGTTGCTAGTGGACATCTGTGACTCGCATTGTTTTGGGTTCCCTGGCGAAAAAGGTCTAAAACTGAAGGTGTTTAGGCTTAATGAGAGAAAGAAGGAATGGAGGTCGAAGAGCTTAGGGAATAGGGTTTTGTTCTTGGGGAATGGATGTTCGTTttctgcttctgcttctgatttATCTGTTGTCAAAGGGAATTGTGTCGTCTTTATTGACGATGCGTTCATCCCTTTTGATAACATGCGATGTGGGATGTGTGTTTTTGACTTGGACGAACAAAGGCTTTCTCCTTTGTCTCATTATCCTGACTACTTCAACTTGTTCTGGCCACCTCCGGAGTGGATTCTCGAAACGCAATACCATTCATAA